A genomic region of Cryptomeria japonica unplaced genomic scaffold, Sugi_1.0 HiC_scaffold_231, whole genome shotgun sequence contains the following coding sequences:
- the LOC131067722 gene encoding AP2-like ethylene-responsive transcription factor PLT2 produces the protein MDPENTSNVFFDRRSSVYRGVTWHKETGRYKAYLWCSNCPIEGQTHKGKQGGFDQEEKAARAYDLAALKCRGPSTLINFPRQNYETELTEMRNMSKDQYIQLIKRSSDSFSRGTSAYRGVTRCPSDGGWQARIGGVAGYKNLYLGTFDDQEGAAEAYDIAAIKYRGKKAVTNFDTSRYDVKAIRNNTLPVGRNAKRARVEEEDKESIGKNDDFPYNLFRFKPATINSQRTDNLSSFANCIAPTAVNWQTNHGLEMGGSSVPSNTSLAFPFSSIQKGFVVSKVPAFENLLSLCTPTSCFPGQSSGLVRAGHDNLMPEAPSLQVSESGRGTGAACQLPIKFNIWSNIRM, from the exons ATGGATCCCGAAAATACGTCCAACGTTTTCTTTGATCGAAGAAGTTCAGTCTACCGCGGTGTTACTTG GCATAAGGAAACAGGGAGATATAAAGCCTATCTGTGGTGCAGCAACTGCCCAATAGAGGGTCAAACCCATAAGGGTAAACAAG GCGGATTTGACCAGGAGGAGAAAGCAGCCAGAGCTTACGATCTGGCAGCTCTTAAGTGTCGGGGTCCCTCAACTCTAATAAACTTTCCG AGACAAAACTATGAGACAGAGTTGACAGAGATGAGGAACATGTCAAAGGATCAATATATTCAACTCATAAAGAG GAGTAGCGATAGCTTTTCTAGGGGAACATCAGCCTACCGCGGTGTAACACG GTGTCCTAGTGATGGAGGGTGGCAGGCTAGGATTGGCGGGGTTGCTGGGTACAAAAATCTGTATCTGGGAACATTCG ATGATCAGGAAGGTGCTGCAGAGGCTTATGACATTGCTGCcattaaatatagaggaaaaaaAGCTGTTACGAACTTTGACACAAGCAGATATGATGTGAAAGCCATCAGGAACAACACACTACCTGTAGGAAGGAATGCAAAGCGAGCCCGagttgaagaagaagataaggaaagcATTGGGAAAAATGATGATTTTCCATACAATCTGTTTCGCTTCAAACCTGCAACCATAAATTCGCAAAGAACTGACAACTTGTCTTCCTTCGCAAACTGTATTGCACCCACAGCCGTTAATTGGCAAACTAACCATGGACTGGAGATGGGAGGTTCCTCTGTTCCATCAAACACTTCTCTGGCATTTCCATTCTCTTCTATTCAGAAAGGATTTGTTGTTTCAAAGGTACCAGCTTTTGAAAACCTTCTGTCTTTGTGTACCCCTACATCCTGCTTCCCTGGACAGTCCTCAGGTCTTGTGAGAGCTGGTCATGATAACTTAATGCCTGAAGCACCCTCTCTTCAGGTTTCAGAAAGTGGGCGTGGTACAGGAGCAGCATGCCAACTTCCTATTAAATTCAATATCTGGAGTAATATAAGGATGTAA